The following coding sequences lie in one Pirellulales bacterium genomic window:
- the cas2 gene encoding CRISPR-associated endonuclease Cas2, translating to MYVLVTYDVSTTTAEGRRRLRHVAKTCLDFGQRVQNSVFELKVDPAQWTVCKLRLLEIIDPATDSLRFYFLGKHWQRRVEHAGARPGYDVDGPLIA from the coding sequence ATGTATGTTCTCGTGACCTATGATGTGAGTACGACGACCGCCGAAGGCCGCCGCCGGCTGCGGCACGTAGCCAAGACATGCCTCGACTTCGGCCAGCGCGTTCAGAATTCCGTGTTCGAATTGAAGGTCGATCCTGCCCAATGGACAGTATGCAAGCTGCGTCTTCTGGAAATTATCGACCCGGCCACAGACAGTTTGCGGTTTTACTTCTTGGGCAAGCACTGGCAGCGCCGGGTGGAACACGCGGGCGCGAGGCCCGGATACGACGTCGACGGACCCCTCATTGCTTAG
- the cas1c gene encoding type I-C CRISPR-associated endonuclease Cas1c — translation MKQHLNTLFVTTEGAYLAKQGEAIAVNVERQTKLRVPLHNLDGVVCFGRVGCSPSLMGACAAGGVTISMVDAYGRFRAAIVGFTPGNVLLRRQQYRVADDLAASCLVARNMVAAKIANCRSVLLRAVRDANDPAIGANLQGAINRLACDIQSARDCESLNTLRGIEGGAADVYFGAFPALIAKQSSEFTFNLRSRRPPLDPVNALLSFLYAMLAHDSRSACEATGLDAAVGFLHRDRPGRPGLALDLMEEFRPFIADRLALSLVNRRQVTASGFKKTETGAVLMDDATRKEVLVAYQKRKQDEIVHPVLGERVSVGLLIHLQARLLARRLRGDLDAYPPFIWR, via the coding sequence CGGCAAACCAAGCTTCGCGTGCCCTTGCACAATTTGGACGGAGTGGTCTGCTTTGGCCGCGTCGGCTGCAGCCCTTCGCTGATGGGCGCTTGCGCCGCCGGCGGCGTTACGATTTCGATGGTCGACGCGTATGGCCGATTTCGCGCCGCGATTGTCGGCTTCACTCCTGGCAATGTGCTTCTGCGCCGCCAGCAGTATCGCGTGGCCGACGATCTGGCTGCAAGTTGCCTTGTGGCTCGCAATATGGTGGCGGCGAAAATCGCCAATTGCCGCTCGGTGCTGCTCCGCGCCGTCCGCGATGCAAACGATCCGGCGATCGGCGCCAATCTCCAAGGGGCCATCAATCGCCTGGCTTGCGACATTCAATCGGCCCGAGATTGTGAATCGCTCAACACGCTGCGCGGGATCGAAGGGGGCGCGGCCGATGTCTATTTCGGCGCGTTTCCCGCGCTGATCGCGAAACAGAGCTCGGAATTCACGTTCAACTTGCGGAGCCGTCGTCCTCCGCTCGATCCGGTGAATGCGCTGCTCTCGTTCCTGTACGCTATGCTGGCTCACGACTCGCGCTCGGCGTGTGAAGCGACCGGTTTGGACGCGGCCGTCGGTTTCCTGCACCGCGATCGTCCGGGGCGGCCGGGATTGGCGCTGGACTTGATGGAGGAGTTTCGCCCCTTCATTGCCGACCGTCTCGCGCTCTCGCTCGTGAACCGCCGGCAAGTGACGGCCAGCGGGTTTAAGAAAACCGAGACGGGGGCCGTGCTGATGGACGACGCCACGCGCAAGGAGGTGCTGGTGGCCTATCAAAAGCGAAAGCAAGATGAAATAGTGCACCCGGTGCTGGGCGAGCGAGTGAGTGTCGGCCTGCTCATTCATTTGCAGGCGAGGCTGTTGGCTCGCCGGCTCCGCGGCGACTTGGACGCATATCCACCGTTCATCTGGCGCTGA